The DNA sequence TGGCGAGATCGGCCTGCGATCGCGGCGGGCTGCCGGCAAGGTCCCCCAGCGTCTCGTCCTTGATGATGCGGCCGCGCGGCACATCCTTGTCCTGCGCCTCCAGTTCGCGCCAGCGCGCCAGCGCCTTCAGCCGGCCGAGAACCTCGGGCTTGCGGCTCGGCAGGCGAAGCCGGGTCCAGGCCTTGTCGGGATCGTTGGCATAGGTGGCGGGGTCGCAGGCGCGCGCCATTTCCTCGTCCAGCCAGGCGCCCCGGCCGGTGCGCCGCAGCTTGTCGACCATCTTGGGAAACAAGGTCGCCAGATGGGTGACATCGCCGATGGCATAATCGAGCTGGCGATCGTTGAGCGGCCGTCGCGCCCAATCCGTGAACCTCGCGCCCTTGTCGATCTGCACACCCGAATAGGCAGCGACAAGGTTGGTATAGCCGATCTGTTCACCAAGCCCGAGCGCCATGGCGGCAATCTGCGTGTCGAACAGCGGCGCCGGGGTCTTGCCGGTCAGGTTGTAGATGATTTCCAGATCCTGGCCGCCGGCGTGAAAGACCTTCAGCACCTCGTCCTCGACCAGCAGCTTGAGCAGCGGTGTCAGGTCGATACCATCTGCCTTGGGGTCGATCGCGGCGGCTTCGGTCGGGCTGGCGACCTGCACCAGGCACAGGTCGGGATAATAGGTGCTTTCGCGCATGAATTCGGTGTCGACCGTAACGAAGTCGGCTTCGGCCAGGCGGGCGCAAAGCGCGGCCAGGGTTTCGGTGTCGGTGATCAGCGGATGAATCAGCATGACGCGGCATAGCGCAGGCGCGCATGCTTGACAAAGGCCGGGCAGCAGTGTGTCACGCCCCAGCAAACACCCTTGTCCCAAATCCGCTCATGCCGAGCGAAGTCGCGGGACGCGCCGGCTGTCGGGGCGTCCCGCGACTTTGCTCGGGATCAGCGGGGCAGGACCATTTCGACCGGAAGACAGCAACGATGCACGCCTATCGCACCCATAATTGCGGCGCCCTGCGCGCCCACGACGCCGGTTCGTCCGTTCGGCTGTCGGGTTGGATCCACCGCAAGCGCGACCATGGCGGTGTGCTGTTCATCGATCTTCGCGACCATTTCGGCCTGACCCAGATCGTCGTCGGGCCGGGGTCGCCGGCCTTCGAAACGCTCGATCGTGCCCGGCTCGAATCGGTCGTCACGATCACCGGCGATGCCGTTGCGCGCGAAGGCGGGGCAGTGAACGCCAATCTGGCAACCGGCGACATCGAGGTTCGAGCCCAGACGGTGACCATCCAGTCGGCGGCGACGGAGCTGCCGCTGCCGGTCGCAGGCGACGCCGAATACCCTGAAGACATCCGCCTGAAGTACCGTTTTCTCGATCTGCGCCGCGAGCGGCTGCATGCCAACATGATGCTTCGATCGAACGTCATCGCTTCGCTGCGGCGCCGCATGATCGACCAGGGTTTCACCGAATTCCAGACCCCGATCCTGACCGCAAGCAGCCCCGAGGGCGCGCGTGACTATCTGGTGCCCAGCCGCGTCCACCCGGGAAAATTCTATGCGCTGCCGCAGGCGCCGCAGATGTTCAAGCAGCTGCTGATGGTGGCGGGCTTCGACCGCTATTTCCAGATCGCGCCGTGCTTTCGCGACGAGGACGCGCGCGCCGATCGCTCGCCCGGTGAATTCTACCAGCTCGATTTCGAAATGAGTTTCGTCACGCAAGACGATGTTTTTGCAGCGATCGAGCCCGTGCTGGCCGGCGTGTTCGAGGAAAACGCCGGCTTTGGCGGGCGCACGCCCTGGGCAGTGACGCAAGGGGCCTTCCCGCGCATTCCCTATGCGGAATCGATGCTGAAGTACGGCAACGACAAGCCCGATTTGCGCAATCCGCTCGTCATCCAGGACGTGACCGAACATTTCCGCGGTTCCGGCTTCGGCCTGTTCGCCAAGATGGTCGAAGCCGGCAATGTGGTGCGTGCCATCCCGTCGCCGGGCACGGCCGAGAAGAGCCGCAAGTTCTTCGATGACATGAACGACTGGGCCCGCGCCGAAGGCTATGCCGGGCTCGGCTATGTCACCCGCAAGGGCGGGGAATTCGGCGGTCCCATCGCCAAGAACCATGGCGAGGCCGGCATCCAGGCGGTCTACGACCAACTCGGGCTGGGCCCGGACGACGGCTGTTTCTTCGCGGCCGGCAAGGAGCCGCAGGCGGCAAAGCTCGCCGGCCTGGCGCGCACACGGGTCGGGCAGGAACTGGGGCTGATCGAGCAGAATGTCTTCAAATTCTGCTGGATCGTCGATTTTCCGATGTTCGAATATGATGAGGACGCCAAGAAGATCGACTTCAGCCACAACCCATTCTCGATGCCGCAGGGCGAGCTCGAGGCGCTGGAGACACAGGACCCGCTGACCATCAAGGCCTATCAGTACGATATCGTCTGCAATGGCGTCGAACTGTCGTCGGGTGCCATTCGGAACCACCGGCCGGAAATCATGTACAAGGCATTCGAGATCGCCGGCTATAGCGCTGCCGATGTCGACGCCAATTTTTCGGGAATGATCAATGCCTTCAAGTTCGGGGCACCGCCACATGGCGGGTCGGCACCGGGGGTCGATCGCATGGTCATGCTGATTGCCGATGAGCCGAACATTCGCGAAGTCGTTGTTTTCCCGATGAACCAGAAGGCCGAAGATCTGATGATGAACGCGCCGGCGCCGGCGACGATGAAGCAGCTGCGCGAACTTCACATCCGCACGGTCGATTGAGGCAATGGCAAAGGACCCGGGCACGATCGACCTTGCCGATTTCGAGGCAGACCTCGATCTCGACACCGAAACCTATGAAACCCGCCTGACCGCGCTCCAGCATCAGATGGAGCTGATCCAGGCGGCGTATATCAACCAGGGCCTGAAGGCCGTCATCGCGCTCGAAGGCTGGGACGCCGCGGGCAAGGGTGGTCTGATCACCCGGCTCGTCGGCTCGCTCGATCACCGCTACACCCATGTCTGGTCGATCGGTGCGCCGACAAAGCCGGAGGCCGATCATCATTTCCTCTGGCGGTTCTGGCAACGCCTGCCGGGCCGGCGCGAAATCGCCGTTTTCGATCGCACCTGGTATGGCAGGGTGCTCGTCGAACGCGTCGACAAGCTGACGCCCAAGGCGGACTGGCAGCGCGCCTATGACGAGATCAATGCCTTCGAGGCGCTGCATATCGCCGACGGCGCGCGCTTCGTGAAGCTGTTCCTCCACATCAGCCAGGATGAGCAGGACAAAAGGCTGAAGGAACGGATTGAAACGCCGTGGAAGCGGTGGAAGACCGGGCCGGAAGATTATCACAACCGCGCCAACCGCGACGCGTATCTCAAAGCCTATCACGACATGTTCGAGCGTACATCGACCCCGGACGCGCCGTGGACGGTGATTGCTGCCAACGACAAGAAATCGGCCCGGATCAAGAGCATCGAGACGGTCGTTGCGGTCCTTTCGAAGGACATCGACCTTGATTACCCGCCGGCCGACCCGGCGCTCGTTGCCACGGCCGAGGCGGCGTTGAACCGGACGATCGATATCGGCAATTAAGCCAGGGGAGCAGGCGATGGTGACAGCGACCGAACTTCAGGTGCGACGGACGGCACTTGCCGACATCAGCGTTGTCGAGCGCAATCTGGACGCCGGCCCCGGCCAGTTGCTGGTGCATGTCGACCATTTCGCCCTGACCGCCAACAACATGACCTATGCCGCGCATGGCGTTGACATGGGCTATTGGTCATTTTTCCCGGCGTCCGACGGATATGGTATCGTGCCGGTATGGGGCTTTGCCAGTGTCGTCGAAAGCCAGGTCGAAGGCATTGCAGTCGGCGCGCGCTTTTACGGCTATTGGCCCATGGCGAGCCATGCCGTGGTCACCCCGACGCGCATCGGACCCCGCGGTTTTGTCGACGGCGCACCGCATCGCCAGTCCTTGCCCGCTGTCTACAACCATTATGTGCCGGCCAGCCCCGACTGGGGGTCGGAGGCTCTGCAGGCGCTGTTCCGGCCGCTCTACACCACCTCTTTCGTGCTCGATGCGCTGCTTTCGGAATCGCCCGCGGCGACACTGATCCTCACCTCCGCCTCGTCGAAAACGGCGCTGGGCCTTGCCCAGGCGGCGCGCGGGCGGCAACGCGTCATCGGCGTCACGGCCGCCGCCAATATCGGCTTTGTCGAATCGACCGGCTATTACGACCAGGTCATGGCCTATGACGCCTTGGCTGAAACCCTGCCGGACGGGCCAGTGGCGCTGGTGGATTTTTCCGGCAACGGCGCCGTTCGCCACGCCCTCCACACCGCGCTTGGCGATCATCTGATCGAGAGCCTCATCGTCGGCGACACGCATTGGGCCGCCGCCAATAGCGAAACCTTGCCGGGGGTGACCCCGAAACTGTTCTTTGCGCCCTCGGTCATCGCCGACCGCGTGGCGACCTGGGGGCCGGAAGGCTTCGAGCAGCGGCTATTTGCGGCCTGGACGCGTTTCATGGCGACGACTGGCTGGCTGCAGATCGTGGAAGCGAGCGGCGCGACGGCCGCGGCGGGGCAATGGCAAGCCCTTGCAGACGGTTGCATCGACCCGGCCGCTGGCTTTGTCGTCGGGGTTTAGTCCCTTCGAATTTGTGTCAAATGTGCAACAAATTCAATCAAATCAATCCCTAAAGCGCGATTGCGTGTCAGGCCGTCTCCCCCTAGACATGGGGTAACAAAAAAGCGTCACGCTTTGGGGGAGGCATATTTTGGCGACGAGGGCAGAGGCTGCCGGTGCAGCCGTGGTGCGAGCCGGGGACCCCGGGCTGGATCCCAAGCGCGACCGGCTGGTGATCATCGCGTCGTCGATGGGCACGGTCTTCGAATGGTATGATTTCTTCCTCTACGGCATTCTGGCGTCGCTGCTGGGCAAGCTGTTCTTCACTACCGGCAATCCGACCACCGAGCTGCTGTTCTCGCTCGGGGCCTTTGCCATCGGCTTTTTCTTCCGCCCCCTCGGCGCGGTGATTTTCGGCTATTTCGGCGACAAGATCGGGCGGAAATACACGTTCCTCGTCACCATCACCCTGATGGGCGGGGCAACGGCCGCGATCGGTTTCCTGCCGACCTTTGCCACCGCCGGGGTGTGGGCGCCGATCTTGCTGCTGTCGCTGCGCACGCTCCAGGGCCTGGCGCTGGGTGGCGAATATGGCGGCGCCGCGATCTATGTCGCCGAACACGCCCCGCCCGGCAAGCGCGGCCAATATACCAGCTGGATCCAGGCATCGGTGGCGGGCGGGTTCCTGCTGTGCCTCGCCGTCGTGCTGACCTGCCGCGCCTTCATCAGCGAGGCCGATTTCGTCGCCTGGGGCTGGCGGGTGCCGTTCCTGATGTCGTTGGTTATGCTGGCGATTTCGATCTACATCCGGCTGAAACTGTCGGAAAGTCCGGTGTTCAAGGCGATGAAGGAGGCCGGCACGACGTCGAAGAACCCGATTGTCGACAGCTTCACCCACAAGGGCAATTTCGGCAATCTTGCGGTGGCGCTGTTCGGGGTCTCGGCCGGGCTGACGGTGATCTATTACACGTCGCAGTTCGGCACGCTGTACTTCCTCCAGGGGACGGCGCGGGTGCCCGAAACCCAGGCGCTGTTGTACATGGCGGTCGGCGCCA is a window from the Polymorphobacter fuscus genome containing:
- the rnd gene encoding ribonuclease D; amino-acid sequence: MLIHPLITDTETLAALCARLAEADFVTVDTEFMRESTYYPDLCLVQVASPTEAAAIDPKADGIDLTPLLKLLVEDEVLKVFHAGGQDLEIIYNLTGKTPAPLFDTQIAAMALGLGEQIGYTNLVAAYSGVQIDKGARFTDWARRPLNDRQLDYAIGDVTHLATLFPKMVDKLRRTGRGAWLDEEMARACDPATYANDPDKAWTRLRLPSRKPEVLGRLKALARWRELEAQDKDVPRGRIIKDETLGDLAGSPPRSQADLAKVRGLSAAWAANAIGDRLMRCLQDAGPLPADEMPAREAQRPGLSSEGALIADLLKLLLKIRSKETGVAPKLIVRGDDLDALAAGVRDGLPVLQSWRRGLFGDDALALVEGRLGFVVKDGKLTMTRVAD
- the aspS gene encoding aspartate--tRNA ligase, whose product is MHAYRTHNCGALRAHDAGSSVRLSGWIHRKRDHGGVLFIDLRDHFGLTQIVVGPGSPAFETLDRARLESVVTITGDAVAREGGAVNANLATGDIEVRAQTVTIQSAATELPLPVAGDAEYPEDIRLKYRFLDLRRERLHANMMLRSNVIASLRRRMIDQGFTEFQTPILTASSPEGARDYLVPSRVHPGKFYALPQAPQMFKQLLMVAGFDRYFQIAPCFRDEDARADRSPGEFYQLDFEMSFVTQDDVFAAIEPVLAGVFEENAGFGGRTPWAVTQGAFPRIPYAESMLKYGNDKPDLRNPLVIQDVTEHFRGSGFGLFAKMVEAGNVVRAIPSPGTAEKSRKFFDDMNDWARAEGYAGLGYVTRKGGEFGGPIAKNHGEAGIQAVYDQLGLGPDDGCFFAAGKEPQAAKLAGLARTRVGQELGLIEQNVFKFCWIVDFPMFEYDEDAKKIDFSHNPFSMPQGELEALETQDPLTIKAYQYDIVCNGVELSSGAIRNHRPEIMYKAFEIAGYSAADVDANFSGMINAFKFGAPPHGGSAPGVDRMVMLIADEPNIREVVVFPMNQKAEDLMMNAPAPATMKQLRELHIRTVD
- a CDS encoding MFS transporter, translated to MATRAEAAGAAVVRAGDPGLDPKRDRLVIIASSMGTVFEWYDFFLYGILASLLGKLFFTTGNPTTELLFSLGAFAIGFFFRPLGAVIFGYFGDKIGRKYTFLVTITLMGGATAAIGFLPTFATAGVWAPILLLSLRTLQGLALGGEYGGAAIYVAEHAPPGKRGQYTSWIQASVAGGFLLCLAVVLTCRAFISEADFVAWGWRVPFLMSLVMLAISIYIRLKLSESPVFKAMKEAGTTSKNPIVDSFTHKGNFGNLAVALFGVSAGLTVIYYTSQFGTLYFLQGTARVPETQALLYMAVGAMLAAPLYVFFGWLSDRIGRKKLLLAGYGLTMLLLFPLFHLMADGANPALETATRTHPVVIALPECDYSVFGKPATECAKALEFLTKRGVSYTKQPARELAVTVGSQRLEGFDKDAWLAALVAAGYPDTADPDAMTHWKIIAAVAIMVGLSAMTYGQVAAILVELFPARIRYTSMSIPYHIGTGYFGGFLPVISQYIVVRTGQSYSGLWYTFAVVAMAFVVCAIWLPETKDRDITL
- a CDS encoding polyphosphate kinase 2 family protein, giving the protein MAKDPGTIDLADFEADLDLDTETYETRLTALQHQMELIQAAYINQGLKAVIALEGWDAAGKGGLITRLVGSLDHRYTHVWSIGAPTKPEADHHFLWRFWQRLPGRREIAVFDRTWYGRVLVERVDKLTPKADWQRAYDEINAFEALHIADGARFVKLFLHISQDEQDKRLKERIETPWKRWKTGPEDYHNRANRDAYLKAYHDMFERTSTPDAPWTVIAANDKKSARIKSIETVVAVLSKDIDLDYPPADPALVATAEAALNRTIDIGN
- a CDS encoding DUF2855 family protein; this encodes MVTATELQVRRTALADISVVERNLDAGPGQLLVHVDHFALTANNMTYAAHGVDMGYWSFFPASDGYGIVPVWGFASVVESQVEGIAVGARFYGYWPMASHAVVTPTRIGPRGFVDGAPHRQSLPAVYNHYVPASPDWGSEALQALFRPLYTTSFVLDALLSESPAATLILTSASSKTALGLAQAARGRQRVIGVTAAANIGFVESTGYYDQVMAYDALAETLPDGPVALVDFSGNGAVRHALHTALGDHLIESLIVGDTHWAAANSETLPGVTPKLFFAPSVIADRVATWGPEGFEQRLFAAWTRFMATTGWLQIVEASGATAAAGQWQALADGCIDPAAGFVVGV